A single Sulfurimonas aquatica DNA region contains:
- a CDS encoding bifunctional diguanylate cyclase/phosphodiesterase has product MNFKLVYSSVILAFLYLATSYIYVHQLYSSLTNQKFKEISHEMKTNVETLIHEKQEAITLVSLALATSENIQHVLLKKHENNFDYSSLSLKLKQETSLKSIWFQILDAKGNSFYRSWTDKTGDSLLDARIDVAQMIKNPHVISGISAGKFDITFKSMVPIYDNNNFLGVIETIAKFDSVATKMKKRDVETLIIVNDKYKDQLTEVEKKRFVENYYIANQEPNKELLGMLKSARVKDYINIEGLIVDKEKNIILTVYELKDMNNEVMAHLLMSKKLSNIDMRQIELSVEKIITVLAIVFVILVLLVYYFYTRNYKKFIQKQNEKLEESVNVKTKELQRLANYDALTGLPNRLLFLDRLKQHLKHATRDEESVSILFLDLDRFKEVNDTYGHNMGDALLKHVAVRLIDSVRDEDTISRLGGDEFTIILHNTDNEDMIKVANKIQRKMQEKFVIDGIELSTTFSIGISVFPKDGITSELLIRNADTAMYKAKEAGKNGYQFYNSQMTELAFARIELEKSISDALKLKQFKPYFQVKVDAQDKSVVGFEALIRWIHPTKGIIPPDDFIPFAEEIGIIVDINKFMMQESMIIFKRFKAKGLKCGMLSVNVSSEQLGDYSYVEDVEECLKNTGFDAKDLDIEILEGQNIENKNRVAEILRSLKGLGTTMSIDDFGTGYSSLTYLKKLPIDNLKIDRSFVRDIPKNKDDMSLVQTIIALARSLHLKVIAEGVETKEQAEFLKKSGCNVLQGYYFSRPIPEHECEIYLKAKS; this is encoded by the coding sequence ATGAATTTTAAATTAGTGTATAGCAGTGTAATACTGGCATTTCTTTATCTAGCTACTTCTTATATTTATGTTCATCAACTCTATAGCAGTTTAACAAATCAAAAATTTAAAGAAATATCACATGAGATGAAAACTAATGTGGAAACACTTATTCATGAAAAACAAGAGGCTATTACTTTAGTGAGTCTTGCCCTTGCAACAAGTGAAAATATACAACATGTACTACTAAAGAAGCATGAAAATAATTTTGATTATAGTAGTTTGTCTCTAAAATTAAAGCAAGAAACCTCTTTAAAAAGTATATGGTTTCAGATTCTTGATGCAAAAGGAAATAGTTTTTATAGAAGTTGGACAGATAAAACTGGAGACTCTCTTCTTGACGCTCGCATTGACGTAGCACAGATGATTAAAAATCCACATGTTATATCAGGTATAAGTGCTGGGAAGTTTGATATAACTTTTAAGTCTATGGTGCCAATATATGATAATAATAACTTTTTGGGTGTGATTGAGACTATAGCAAAGTTTGACTCTGTAGCTACAAAGATGAAAAAGAGAGATGTCGAGACATTGATCATAGTAAATGATAAGTATAAGGACCAGTTGACAGAAGTTGAAAAAAAGCGATTTGTTGAGAACTATTATATAGCCAATCAAGAACCAAATAAAGAGTTACTAGGTATGCTTAAAAGTGCTAGAGTGAAAGATTATATAAATATAGAGGGCCTTATAGTTGATAAAGAGAAAAATATTATATTAACTGTTTATGAGTTAAAAGATATGAACAATGAAGTTATGGCTCATTTATTAATGTCAAAAAAACTCTCAAATATAGACATGAGACAGATAGAACTCTCAGTAGAAAAAATAATTACAGTCTTAGCTATTGTATTTGTAATATTGGTACTTCTAGTTTACTACTTTTATACAAGAAATTACAAGAAATTTATTCAAAAGCAAAATGAAAAACTTGAAGAGAGTGTAAATGTAAAAACTAAAGAGCTACAGCGTTTAGCAAACTATGATGCTTTAACAGGTCTACCAAATAGATTACTATTTTTAGACAGGCTAAAGCAGCATTTAAAGCATGCAACTAGAGATGAGGAGAGCGTAAGCATACTCTTTTTAGATTTAGACCGTTTTAAAGAGGTAAATGATACTTACGGCCATAATATGGGTGATGCTCTTTTAAAACATGTGGCTGTTAGATTGATAGACTCAGTAAGAGATGAAGATACAATCTCAAGACTAGGTGGAGATGAGTTTACTATTATTTTGCATAATACAGACAATGAAGATATGATTAAAGTTGCAAATAAGATTCAAAGAAAAATGCAAGAAAAATTTGTAATTGATGGCATAGAGTTAAGTACAACATTTAGTATTGGTATAAGTGTGTTTCCAAAAGATGGAATAACCTCTGAGCTTCTTATACGAAATGCTGATACTGCTATGTATAAGGCTAAAGAAGCTGGAAAAAATGGTTACCAGTTTTATAACTCACAAATGACAGAATTAGCTTTTGCTAGAATAGAACTTGAAAAATCTATAAGTGATGCCCTGAAACTCAAACAATTTAAACCATACTTCCAAGTGAAAGTTGATGCCCAAGATAAGAGCGTTGTAGGATTTGAAGCTCTTATTAGATGGATTCATCCGACAAAAGGGATTATTCCACCAGATGATTTTATACCTTTTGCAGAGGAGATAGGGATTATTGTGGATATTAATAAATTCATGATGCAAGAGAGTATGATAATTTTTAAAAGATTCAAAGCAAAGGGTCTTAAATGTGGAATGCTCTCTGTAAATGTATCAAGTGAACAGTTAGGTGATTATAGTTATGTAGAAGATGTAGAAGAGTGTCTAAAAAATACAGGATTTGATGCTAAAGACTTAGATATAGAGATATTAGAGGGGCAAAATATTGAAAATAAAAATAGAGTTGCTGAGATTTTGAGATCCTTAAAGGGACTAGGTACAACTATGTCAATAGATGATTTTGGAACAGGTTACTCATCGCTTACTTATCTTAAAAAGCTTCCAATTGATAACTTGAAAATAGACCGCAGTTTTGTACGAGATATACCAAAAAACAAGGATGAC
- a CDS encoding thioredoxin domain-containing protein — protein MKNFLLIMLFIFILLNDKASSNELRHETSPYLLQHANNPVEWYPWGNKAFAKAKKENRAIFLSIGYSTCHWCHVMEEESFSDKQIAKLFNKYFISIKIDREEMPHIDSFYQREHIRLKNHSGGWPLSIFMTADKEIIDINTYIPATRKSYSEGLDSLLEKVGSSYKKGDFNLLQEVGKKSKTQTKRSLSITTLSNSLKESYDDIYAGFGQGRKFPEAAKLSLMMDIAEITQDSELQTYLYEMLDAMAFRGLYDHIEGGFFRYSVDAAWEIPHFEKMLYNQAELIPLYVRAYKKSKKEVYKEIVEETIGMLESRFLKDNLYYSASDADTNHEEGVYFTFTTEDLKNLKFEYYENFEDRVHINFYENKRPDDFMKIKNELLKVRAKKEYPFIDKKINTAWNAMMIEALCTASFIDKKYAKKAQRTLNALKEFMFKRSELYHQSVLGVTPTQKALLEDYSFFISALIAGYEVDYKKEKLDFAEYLLAQAIYKFYKSGVWYLSDDGLKIEADIKDKYYTSALAKMTQNLAKMASLKSSFKYETILDETLKSLKSDLVKKQSNAPALAQAYLMRELNIVTLKSSKPNLELNAKQIKEIKYPYMLSKVHEYDEYLACSMRECFVVDKRLENVIDAINKRYENIE, from the coding sequence ATGAAAAATTTTCTTTTAATTATGTTATTTATTTTTATTTTATTAAATGATAAAGCATCTTCTAATGAGCTAAGGCATGAAACCTCTCCTTATCTATTACAGCATGCCAATAACCCTGTAGAGTGGTATCCTTGGGGAAATAAAGCATTTGCAAAAGCAAAAAAAGAGAATAGAGCAATATTTCTTTCCATAGGTTATTCAACCTGTCACTGGTGTCATGTAATGGAAGAGGAGTCGTTTAGTGATAAGCAAATAGCTAAGCTTTTTAACAAATACTTTATCTCTATCAAGATTGACCGTGAAGAGATGCCGCATATTGACTCATTTTATCAACGCGAACACATTAGGCTCAAAAATCACTCTGGAGGATGGCCTCTATCTATTTTTATGACAGCAGATAAAGAGATAATAGATATAAATACTTACATCCCAGCAACTAGAAAATCCTATTCTGAAGGTTTAGACAGCTTGCTTGAAAAAGTAGGTTCCTCATACAAAAAAGGTGACTTTAACTTACTACAAGAAGTGGGTAAGAAGAGTAAGACTCAAACAAAGAGAAGCTTATCTATCACAACTCTGTCAAATTCACTTAAAGAGAGTTATGATGATATCTATGCAGGTTTTGGACAGGGTAGAAAGTTCCCAGAGGCCGCAAAACTCTCTTTAATGATGGATATTGCAGAGATTACCCAAGATAGTGAACTCCAAACTTATCTATATGAGATGCTAGACGCGATGGCGTTTAGAGGTTTGTATGATCACATTGAAGGTGGCTTCTTTCGTTATAGCGTAGACGCTGCATGGGAGATTCCTCACTTTGAGAAGATGCTTTATAATCAAGCAGAATTGATACCTCTTTATGTGAGAGCATACAAAAAGAGTAAAAAAGAGGTTTATAAAGAAATCGTAGAGGAAACTATTGGGATGTTAGAGAGTAGATTTTTAAAAGATAATCTCTACTATAGCGCAAGCGACGCAGATACAAATCATGAAGAGGGAGTTTACTTCACATTTACTACTGAGGATTTAAAAAACTTAAAGTTTGAGTATTATGAAAACTTTGAAGACAGAGTACATATAAATTTTTATGAAAACAAACGTCCCGATGACTTTATGAAAATTAAAAATGAATTACTAAAAGTAAGAGCTAAAAAAGAGTATCCATTTATAGATAAAAAGATAAATACTGCATGGAACGCTATGATGATAGAAGCTTTATGCACAGCTAGCTTTATAGATAAAAAGTACGCTAAAAAAGCACAAAGAACTCTCAACGCCTTAAAAGAGTTTATGTTTAAACGCAGCGAACTCTATCATCAGAGCGTTTTAGGAGTAACTCCTACGCAAAAAGCTTTGCTAGAAGATTATAGTTTTTTCATATCAGCGCTTATAGCTGGCTATGAAGTTGACTATAAAAAAGAAAAACTAGACTTTGCGGAGTATCTTCTTGCTCAGGCTATATATAAGTTTTACAAGAGTGGCGTTTGGTACCTCTCTGACGATGGCTTAAAAATAGAAGCCGATATAAAAGATAAATATTATACTTCCGCTTTAGCAAAAATGACTCAAAATTTAGCAAAAATGGCATCTCTAAAATCTTCTTTTAAATATGAAACTATTTTAGATGAAACGCTTAAGTCTTTAAAATCGGACTTGGTAAAAAAACAATCAAATGCTCCCGCCCTCGCACAGGCATACTTAATGAGAGAGTTAAATATAGTAACACTCAAAAGCTCAAAGCCAAACTTAGAGTTAAATGCCAAACAAATAAAAGAGATAAAATATCCATATATGCTAAGTAAGGTACATGAGTATGATGAGTATTTAGCCTGTAGTATGAGAGAGTGCTTTGTAGTAGATAAGAGACTTGAGAATGTGATTGACGCTATTAACAAGAGATATGAAAATATTGAGTGA
- a CDS encoding TolC family protein: MKRLLLLVSFSLLLNASENLSLHQALEILKTQNLEIESAKIDESIAKEDEKSVSGIEYGTLNFIQDFAHSNDAGNVFGFTLSSREASFGNFGFSEFDGTNPNILNVQPKDLNYPDDRSYFQSKLKYEVPLFTGFALSNYKDIMSSMRRIKGLEKEQVINAKSYELRKSYYDMALLDDSIYNLNTIIENINTLEDMTKSMIEVGYAKHIDLLEVKAKKGNVKRLLLQMNANKKLLYHYVSFLLNQKVTAIVTPSSEIEMPILSDEEILKNNLDMQKASIALEIRKDMLELSNAAYYPTLGAFGELSTADDSFLGDADDHKAYTVGARLTWNIFNGGVDSAKIEKSKLEHIKMKSQLELARKGIALKLAKIRTEIISADEEIDSLKKELEFAEAIYKNYEGRYKEKLSSMSDVIIKQSAQIEKVLQLQIAKNRRNAKIFQLEKLANGEK; this comes from the coding sequence ATGAAAAGATTACTTCTCTTAGTTTCATTTTCACTTTTACTCAATGCTTCAGAGAATCTCTCACTACATCAAGCACTAGAAATCTTAAAAACTCAAAACCTAGAAATCGAATCTGCTAAAATAGATGAAAGTATTGCTAAAGAGGATGAAAAAAGCGTCTCTGGCATAGAGTATGGTACGCTTAACTTTATTCAAGACTTTGCGCACTCTAACGATGCTGGAAATGTTTTTGGATTTACACTTAGCTCTCGTGAAGCTAGTTTTGGAAACTTTGGATTTTCAGAGTTTGATGGTACAAATCCAAATATTTTAAACGTTCAACCTAAGGACTTAAACTACCCAGATGATAGAAGCTATTTCCAAAGTAAATTAAAATATGAAGTCCCTCTTTTTACAGGCTTTGCGCTTAGCAACTACAAAGACATTATGAGTTCTATGCGTAGAATAAAAGGCTTAGAAAAAGAGCAAGTCATAAATGCAAAAAGCTATGAGCTTAGAAAAAGCTACTATGATATGGCGCTTTTAGATGATTCAATTTATAACTTAAACACTATCATTGAAAATATAAACACATTAGAAGATATGACAAAGAGTATGATTGAAGTTGGATATGCAAAACATATAGACCTCTTGGAAGTAAAAGCTAAAAAGGGTAACGTCAAAAGACTTCTTTTACAAATGAACGCAAATAAAAAACTTCTATATCACTATGTCAGTTTTCTACTCAATCAAAAAGTAACAGCTATAGTCACTCCAAGCTCAGAGATTGAAATGCCTATATTAAGTGATGAAGAGATACTAAAAAACAATCTTGATATGCAAAAAGCGTCAATAGCGCTGGAAATACGAAAAGATATGCTTGAGCTTTCAAACGCAGCTTACTACCCTACCCTTGGAGCATTTGGGGAGCTCTCTACTGCTGATGATAGCTTTTTAGGCGACGCGGATGATCATAAAGCATATACTGTTGGTGCAAGACTCACATGGAATATCTTTAATGGTGGCGTAGATAGCGCAAAGATAGAGAAGTCAAAACTAGAACATATAAAAATGAAATCGCAACTTGAACTTGCTCGTAAAGGTATCGCTTTAAAGCTTGCAAAAATAAGAACAGAGATTATAAGTGCTGATGAAGAGATAGACTCACTTAAAAAAGAGCTTGAGTTTGCAGAGGCAATATATAAAAATTATGAGGGAAGATATAAAGAGAAACTCTCCTCAATGAGTGACGTTATCATTAAACAATCGGCTCAAATAGAAAAAGTGCTACAACTTCAAATAGCAAAAAATAGACGTAACGCAAAGATATTTCAACTAGAAAAACTAGCAAATGGAGAAAAATAA
- a CDS encoding efflux RND transporter periplasmic adaptor subunit, with translation MKKIITITALTVSLVAETLTLSGSVISDNQKMITSRFMGFVTSVNVSEGEKVQKDQILYSIDSREIDSAKSQAELSLEMYQNQYSNVQINLQRHRRLLEKDMVSKYEVENLELAARNLENMTSIAKARLKEVQNQYRYLNIKAPNSGVVVAKNIKVGEMAMPGMPAIILSDLSNLKISAEIAESNLKLVSHGKKVMVEIPSLKIKTIGKVTAIIPNSNPMTHTFKIKVSFKTLSKSVYPGMYATVAIN, from the coding sequence ATAAAAAAAATAATAACAATCACAGCCTTAACCGTTTCACTTGTAGCGGAAACGCTAACTCTCTCAGGAAGCGTAATCTCAGATAACCAAAAGATGATAACAAGCCGTTTTATGGGCTTTGTTACTTCTGTAAACGTAAGTGAAGGTGAAAAAGTCCAAAAAGACCAGATTTTATATAGCATAGACTCTCGTGAAATTGACTCTGCTAAAAGTCAGGCTGAACTAAGCCTTGAGATGTATCAAAATCAGTACTCTAACGTTCAGATAAATCTTCAACGCCACCGTCGACTTTTAGAAAAAGATATGGTTTCAAAGTATGAGGTTGAAAATCTAGAACTCGCCGCAAGAAACCTTGAAAATATGACTTCAATAGCAAAGGCAAGACTTAAAGAGGTACAAAATCAGTATAGGTATTTAAATATTAAAGCTCCAAACAGTGGTGTTGTCGTAGCTAAAAATATTAAAGTTGGAGAGATGGCGATGCCTGGGATGCCTGCAATTATTCTCTCAGACCTTAGCAACCTTAAAATATCAGCAGAAATTGCCGAGAGTAACTTAAAGCTTGTATCTCATGGAAAAAAAGTTATGGTAGAGATTCCATCCCTAAAGATTAAAACTATTGGCAAGGTTACGGCAATCATTCCAAACTCAAATCCAATGACGCATACCTTTAAGATCAAAGTATCATTTAAAACTCTTAGCAAATCGGTTTATCCTGGTATGTATGCGACTGTAGCAATCAACTAA
- a CDS encoding efflux RND transporter permease subunit — translation MKHHKPYVPKDYAGKLAAAFIRSPLTIVLGIFLLSIGYLSLMIMPREENPQMVVSGSTVIVALPGASAKEVEKMIVQPLERKLKEVKGVEHIYGMAMDNVGIVNAAFFIGEEKEGSNLKIYDKIMQNANMFPAGAMDPIIKPLDIDVDIPIVSVAFYSDAKSMDKTELYDKVKELQHHINGLENVAVTELKGGSRHQFNVSVDLNKLSGYNLSMGQISSAIESLAYNVPATKNTTKDNEIVLLGVKNAIESAKDIGNIIIAQYMGSPIYLHQVADVENSYDIQNFKSATIAKRKSDGEFSKFQDQVTLTVSKLQGTNAVIIADEVKKELEKYKEYLKKDGINYVITRNDGERADEAVNELVYHLVLSIVIIAILLIFVLGWRESLIVTFTVPAILAITLFVAYLTGQTINRITLFAFLLSLGLLVDAAIIVIENIHRHYHSVESAHETPDELMIKATDEIGPPTNIATLAIIMTMVPMAFVGQMMGQFMKPIPANVPVSLIASLFVAYIFTPYLAVRMLKRPDHSKGEH, via the coding sequence ATGAAACATCACAAACCTTATGTACCTAAAGACTATGCAGGAAAATTAGCAGCGGCTTTCATCCGTAGTCCTCTTACTATTGTACTTGGTATTTTTTTACTCTCTATAGGTTACCTTTCACTTATGATAATGCCAAGAGAAGAGAATCCCCAAATGGTAGTAAGTGGATCTACCGTTATAGTTGCCCTTCCTGGTGCGAGTGCTAAAGAGGTTGAAAAGATGATAGTCCAACCACTAGAGCGTAAACTCAAAGAGGTAAAAGGAGTAGAACATATCTATGGTATGGCTATGGACAATGTAGGCATAGTAAACGCCGCGTTTTTTATAGGTGAAGAGAAAGAGGGATCAAACTTAAAGATTTACGACAAGATTATGCAAAACGCAAATATGTTTCCCGCTGGCGCTATGGATCCTATTATTAAACCTCTTGATATTGACGTTGACATTCCTATTGTCTCCGTAGCGTTTTATTCCGATGCCAAAAGTATGGATAAAACAGAACTCTATGACAAAGTCAAGGAGTTACAGCACCATATAAATGGCCTTGAAAACGTTGCCGTCACAGAGTTAAAAGGAGGTTCTCGCCATCAGTTTAACGTTAGCGTAGACCTAAACAAACTCTCTGGATACAACCTCTCTATGGGACAGATTAGTAGTGCCATAGAGTCATTAGCTTATAATGTTCCCGCAACAAAAAATACTACTAAAGACAATGAAATAGTTCTTCTTGGTGTTAAAAACGCCATTGAGAGTGCAAAAGACATTGGAAACATTATCATAGCGCAATACATGGGCTCACCAATCTATCTTCATCAAGTGGCAGATGTCGAAAACTCCTATGATATACAGAACTTTAAATCGGCAACTATTGCTAAACGCAAAAGCGATGGAGAGTTTTCAAAGTTTCAAGACCAGGTAACGCTTACTGTTTCCAAACTACAAGGCACAAATGCCGTTATAATCGCTGATGAAGTGAAAAAAGAGTTAGAAAAGTATAAAGAGTATCTTAAAAAAGATGGCATTAATTATGTCATTACTAGAAATGATGGCGAACGTGCAGATGAAGCTGTAAACGAGCTTGTTTATCACCTTGTGCTCTCTATTGTTATTATTGCTATTTTACTTATCTTTGTTCTAGGTTGGAGAGAATCTCTTATAGTTACTTTTACTGTTCCTGCTATTTTAGCTATTACTCTTTTTGTAGCGTACTTAACAGGCCAGACTATAAACCGTATTACGCTGTTTGCATTTTTACTCTCGCTTGGTCTACTTGTTGACGCTGCTATTATCGTTATTGAAAATATACATAGACACTATCACTCCGTTGAGTCTGCTCATGAAACGCCAGATGAGTTGATGATAAAAGCAACCGATGAGATTGGTCCTCCTACAAATATAGCAACGCTTGCAATCATTATGACAATGGTTCCAATGGCGTTTGTCGGTCAAATGATGGGTCAGTTTATGAAACCCATTCCAGCAAACGTTCCAGTATCTCTAATTGCGTCTTTATTTGTTGCATATATTTTCACCCCTTACCTCGCAGTTAGAATGCTAAAACGTCCCGATCATTCAAAAGGAGAGCATTAA
- a CDS encoding efflux RND transporter permease subunit, producing the protein MFNKFEKFILSSIKSVTSRRIILTLTLIAFILSVLMIAPSKLVLAKMLPGKDNDTFNIYVSLASGSSIEQTNRVTQCVSSYVVKEKNVLDTEVFLGMGSPLDFAGLIKGSHFKNSENVAEIVLNLTKKHHRDEPSYMMVQRIRPLIQSNCEKLYPNTKISFVEPPAGPPTMAAIVAEVYGNNPDGIRKITKDIESIFHKTDGLVDIDIMQDEVYETFEIIVNSTKIAKSGVDIKQLNNIIYLAFEGMQIAVKNSEIYNDQIPIFLSLSRESKRFTSKDLNAIEMKLSSLKLMNAMGMMIPLTELVTITPKRSNPMIMTKDLHQMSNVVAETDMVSQVYPLIDARDQMIELLSNEYEVTKIGLFNLELKDKKTSELYKIIWDGEMEVTLDTFVELGAAFIAALILIFLLMVIYYKSYTLSAIILLGSFLSIIGVIVGHYIMDLFTADTFFLTATSLIGFIALIGISSRNSLLLIDFTKSLMLDKGMHQAEAIAYASATRSKPIFLTAVAIILASTLLARDAVFGGLGVSLIFGTVAAVIASLVVVPVLLNMSNLEAHFGFREKKAVSINDPL; encoded by the coding sequence ATGTTTAATAAATTTGAAAAATTTATACTCAGCAGTATAAAGAGCGTAACTTCAAGACGAATTATCTTAACGCTCACTCTCATAGCGTTTATACTTTCAGTGCTTATGATTGCGCCGAGTAAATTAGTTCTAGCAAAGATGCTACCGGGAAAAGATAATGACACCTTTAATATCTATGTATCTCTTGCTAGTGGAAGCTCAATAGAACAAACAAATAGAGTCACACAGTGCGTAAGCTCTTATGTGGTCAAAGAGAAAAATGTTCTTGATACCGAAGTCTTCTTAGGTATGGGATCACCGCTAGATTTTGCAGGACTTATTAAAGGCTCTCATTTTAAAAACTCCGAAAATGTCGCTGAGATTGTACTTAATCTGACAAAAAAACATCACAGGGATGAGCCTTCATATATGATGGTGCAACGCATTAGGCCACTCATTCAGTCAAACTGCGAAAAACTTTATCCTAACACAAAGATATCTTTTGTAGAGCCACCGGCAGGACCTCCCACTATGGCAGCTATAGTTGCTGAAGTATATGGAAACAACCCTGATGGCATAAGAAAAATAACAAAAGACATAGAGAGTATATTTCATAAAACTGATGGATTAGTTGATATAGACATCATGCAAGATGAAGTTTATGAGACATTTGAGATAATTGTAAACAGTACAAAAATAGCAAAATCCGGCGTAGATATAAAACAGCTCAATAACATTATATACCTTGCATTTGAAGGTATGCAAATAGCCGTAAAAAATTCTGAAATATATAATGACCAGATTCCCATCTTCCTATCACTTTCAAGAGAGTCAAAAAGATTTACTTCAAAAGATTTAAATGCCATAGAGATGAAACTTAGCTCACTCAAACTTATGAATGCAATGGGAATGATGATTCCTCTTACGGAGTTGGTTACTATAACTCCTAAGAGATCTAATCCAATGATAATGACAAAAGATTTACATCAAATGAGTAACGTTGTCGCTGAAACAGATATGGTATCGCAAGTATATCCATTGATTGATGCAAGAGATCAGATGATAGAACTACTTTCAAATGAGTATGAAGTCACAAAAATTGGTCTTTTTAACCTTGAACTTAAAGATAAAAAAACAAGTGAACTATATAAAATAATCTGGGATGGAGAGATGGAAGTCACCCTTGATACCTTCGTTGAACTTGGTGCTGCGTTTATTGCGGCTCTTATACTCATATTTTTACTAATGGTGATTTATTATAAGAGTTATACTCTGAGCGCGATTATTCTATTAGGATCATTTCTATCAATTATAGGCGTAATTGTTGGTCACTATATTATGGATCTCTTCACAGCTGATACTTTCTTTTTAACAGCAACCTCTCTCATTGGATTTATCGCTTTAATAGGTATTAGTTCAAGAAACTCTCTACTACTCATTGATTTCACAAAATCTCTAATGCTAGATAAGGGAATGCATCAAGCTGAAGCCATAGCGTATGCTAGTGCAACTAGATCAAAACCAATATTTTTAACTGCGGTCGCTATCATTTTAGCATCGACTCTTCTAGCTCGTGACGCCGTATTTGGTGGACTTGGAGTATCTCTTATATTTGGTACGGTAGCAGCCGTTATAGCTTCGCTTGTTGTTGTTCCAGTACTATTAAATATGTCAAATTTAGAAGCGCATTTTGGATTTAGAGAGAAAAAAGCGGTATCAATAAACGATCCACTCTAA
- the serA gene encoding phosphoglycerate dehydrogenase: protein MKKYTVVVCDHIHEAGLKMLESDENINFIMAADVDKKELIETIIPTADVAITRSSTDVDEFFIKNATNMKAIVRAGVGVDNVDIPGCSKEGIIVMNVPTANTIAAVELTMAHMLSCMRMFPYSHNHLKIDRVWKREKWYGHEMKGKKLGVIGFGNIGSRVAKRAAAFEMDIVAYDPYIHPSKVTDLDMTYTKNFEDILACDIITIHTPKNQETIGMIDEAEFAKMKDGVVVINCARGGLYNEEALFNNLKSGKVRFAGIDVFNKEPATDHPLLDLDNVTVSPHLGANTFESQYNIGTQAAKNAIEAAKGIAYPNAMNLPIDESKIPAFVKPFLEMGQKIGFLESQMNKSQIISIKVSGYGEISEYVDSLSTFVAVGAMSQNSGDTINYVNADFVAKEKGIEIESESCGDSKVFKNLITIKLTTSEGTTTISATIFDDNVQRIVAIDGFDIEVALRGDMVMFKNTDVPGVIGSVGTVLANHNINISDFSLARNDQSQALAVILVDDIVNEETLLELSSLKPCLGVNYARI, encoded by the coding sequence TGTAGCAATAACTAGAAGTTCTACAGATGTAGATGAATTTTTTATTAAAAATGCTACAAATATGAAGGCAATTGTTCGTGCTGGCGTTGGTGTTGATAATGTTGATATCCCTGGCTGTTCAAAAGAGGGTATCATTGTTATGAATGTACCAACTGCAAACACTATTGCCGCGGTTGAACTTACTATGGCACATATGCTTTCATGTATGAGAATGTTTCCATACTCACATAATCACTTAAAAATCGATAGAGTTTGGAAGCGTGAAAAGTGGTATGGTCATGAGATGAAAGGGAAAAAACTTGGTGTAATTGGTTTTGGTAACATTGGTTCTCGCGTTGCAAAACGTGCTGCCGCGTTTGAGATGGATATTGTTGCATATGATCCATATATTCACCCGTCTAAAGTTACAGATTTAGATATGACATATACGAAAAATTTTGAAGATATTTTAGCATGTGACATTATTACAATTCATACACCCAAAAATCAAGAGACTATTGGAATGATTGATGAAGCTGAATTTGCTAAGATGAAAGACGGAGTTGTAGTTATTAACTGTGCTCGTGGCGGTCTTTACAATGAAGAGGCACTGTTTAATAATCTCAAATCAGGTAAGGTTCGTTTTGCTGGTATAGACGTATTTAATAAAGAACCTGCAACTGATCATCCACTTCTTGACCTAGATAATGTAACTGTTTCACCTCACTTAGGTGCAAATACTTTTGAGTCTCAGTATAATATTGGTACACAAGCTGCTAAAAACGCTATAGAGGCTGCTAAGGGAATTGCATATCCAAATGCTATGAATTTACCAATTGATGAGAGTAAAATACCTGCATTTGTTAAACCATTCTTAGAAATGGGACAAAAAATTGGATTCTTAGAATCTCAAATGAATAAGAGCCAAATCATATCTATCAAAGTTTCTGGATATGGAGAAATTTCTGAGTATGTTGATTCTCTTTCTACATTTGTAGCAGTTGGCGCAATGAGTCAAAACTCAGGTGACACTATAAACTATGTAAACGCTGACTTTGTTGCAAAAGAGAAGGGTATCGAAATTGAATCTGAGTCTTGTGGTGATTCAAAGGTATTTAAAAACCTTATTACTATTAAGCTTACAACAAGTGAAGGTACTACAACTATCTCTGCTACTATTTTTGATGATAACGTTCAACGTATTGTTGCTATTGATGGTTTTGATATTGAAGTAGCACTTCGTGGCGATATGGTTATGTTTAAAAATACAGACGTTCCAGGTGTTATTGGAAGTGTGGGTACTGTTTTAGCAAATCATAATATCAATATATCTGATTTCTCTTTAGCTAGAAATGATCAGTCTCAAGCATTAGCGGTTATTTTAGTAGATGATATTGTAAATGAAGAGACGCTTCTTGAGTTATCAAGCCTAAAACCTTGCCTAGGTGTTAACTACGCACGTATATAA